The Lolium rigidum isolate FL_2022 chromosome 2, APGP_CSIRO_Lrig_0.1, whole genome shotgun sequence genomic interval TTGAAACACTAGGATGCTTGTCGTGAAATAATTTTCGACAGTAGCATAGTATGAGGTAATTATCAATATGGCCATAGGGTTCAAGAGTTGCTAGTGACTCCCATGAACAGTAAGCTTTCTCATATCTAATACCTTCTTCACTGTGTAAAACAAAAAGAGATAGGAAAAAGAACATTAAATTGGGTATAAAAAATTCTAGAAGAAGTACATGTTTTATTATGAGGAGGAAATGCACACCTTTTCTttcctggtatttttcctaggtgGCAGATTGCACTATAGTAGCGTCGTTCGGATGGAAGCACAGGGAAACGAGTTGTGTTGTGGACATAAGGAACGAATGGATCTGTGTATCTCTTAGAAGGTGCAACATATCTCCTAGGCACAATATTTTGATGACTGTTGGTAGAAGATGGAATGAAAGCATTTTCTTCCGTGTGGTTtgattgtttgaataaaatgcttGCACACTGGTTTGCTTGATATGGAGTTTGTCCCTGTAATAGCATTGTAAAAACTTTTAAAAAAGAAAGAACATGTTAAAAATCAACAGAAcatggaaaaagaaaaaagatagagAACACTTGACCTCATTCAGTTTCTTTAGACAATCGACATTAGCTGGAGTTGACACAATGTTCTTGAGTTTGTTATAAGCTTCATCCGTTTGCTTTGACATAGCTTCATACTTTTGGTTGAATTTAAACTCCCGTGTTATCTGTACTTCTGGACTTATTGACTAGTGATGATACAACAAAAAGAATGTGTAAGAATCTTCCTTAACTTTGAATTGAATACATATAATTCAAATTAAACGGGAAACAGAAGAGACATACATCGTCTAGAATTACAAGTTGAGGATCACAAACTGGTGATGATAGATCAATGATTTTCTCGTGCAATGTGTTTGACAACAGTCTTCAAGTTTTGAACTATCGACAGTGGGTGTCGTTGGGGAATCCTTAAAAAGGATGAAGTCATGTAAGCAAAGAAGATATGGAGCTGAAATTTTAAAACAAGTACATGTCCGAATGTACTTACCTTTGTAGATACATGCTCACCGAATATCTCTCGATAACCTAACAGGCACTATTGGAGAAAGAACTTTATTTGGTGCATGCATTGTCTCGTTCACTTCTTTTGACTTTTCCATAACCTCTTTGTACGCAGGTACATTGTCATTAACTACACAGCCATTTCCTTCATTTGCAGTATGAGCatgtgtatgacaaaccatatctgaATGAAAATTATCTACCACTGCTGGATGTTTAATGAATGGTTCTGGGACAGCTACATTAACAAGACAGAGACTGTGTTAAAATAAAAGAATCACAAGGAATAAAAGAAGTGTTGAGCGGGTGAAACAATTTAGTAACTATATTATTTTACATAATCATTACAAGGTGTTAAACATTTTAGCCCAGCAACTGTCCGCCCGAGAACTGAACAATAGAAAAGATAGGAAACACAACACATTTCAGTTTAGCAAACAAACAAACAGTCCGATTCAGTTTACAAACAACAACAGTCTGGTTCAGTTTAGCAAAACATCAAGCAAAAATGAAAACCTGAGCCATACTTTTATACATTGACATTCAGTGTATAAAAAAGCAAAAAATAGCAACGATGTCTACCTGCATGTGCGGTCGATGTGTCAAATGAGGCATCTGTTACTCTGTTCGACAACATTTTGTTCAACTGCTGGTATTTACCAGATGCAAGTTTCCCTTTACTGAAATTACCTTTGATTCCAAAAATAGCATTTAAAAAATGTAAAATGAACATGTAGTACAAACTATGGAAAGTAAAAGTAAGACAATTTGATAAAAAGTCATTGTAAAAACTTACCATTGTCGAAGTCAAGGATGTTTGTGTCTTGAAATATGTTGTGTTCACTTTTTTGCTCTTGAATCCCTATATAAAATTGAAATATATGGGAAATTTGTAGATATAAACACAAACTAAGGTTGAATAAAAAATTGCATCATACCGGGACTATTGTCATTGACAAGTTCATTATTTACAGGCAAGTCTTCTCCATCTATTTTTCCTCCATGCCTTTCATTATGTTGATCTTTGATTAATGTAGTGCTTTTCTGAATTCCTCGAGGGAATTTAAACTGAAAGAGATTCCCTACGTACAATATAGTGGAAAGCATAAAATGTACAGAAAAGGCATGGAAAATATATTTGCAAAGAATATGAAATGACTTAGAAGGTTCAGTCAAAAAACCTATTGAGTTGTTGCTGATTGTACGCTCATTCACATGCTGGTTATTGTGCAAACAGTTGAGCACATCACAAACTAAAGATTGTGACCAGGATTCGAAATCCTTAGGTTTCCCAATGTTATTTGTGAGTACGACTTGAACAATATCTTCAATAACCTATTTAAAAACATAAAGAGGCAACAAAATCAAAGAACGGAGCATATACAACTCAATATACTACATATATGGAGGTTATGCACTGCATTTACATGTCATATAcactgcatatacatatcatatatatacACTACATATAAAAATCTTTTATATATTACATATACAGAGCATATACAATGCATTTACATCTCATATACAAGTGAATTTATAAAAAAACAATGCTACTAATATATAAAAAAACAGAGCATATACAAGTGAATTTACTAATGTTATGCACTGCATTTACATGTCATATAcactgcatatacatatcatacatATACACTACATATAAAAATCTTTTATATATTACATATACAGAGCATATACAATGCATTTACATCTCATATACAAGTGAATTTATAAAAAAAACAGTGCTACTAAAACATTTTTCTTAGCTGGTTTGGGCTTTTCTGCTTTATATAAACAAGTTTAAGCAAGAACTCCCCATCTTTGTGATGCAAACGAGGTCTCCTTGATTCAAAAAAATGTAGGAAGAAACTTTTTATATTCCAGTTATTAGAAGAAAAGAACCAATATAAAGTATTTTTACTTGCAGCAAAATCTCATAGGAAGCACAAAAAGGGATTTTTATCAAGTTTACTTTACACTTGATTATGTCTCAATTAGTTGTAAATCAACTTCACTAAAATCAACTGAGACATAAACAGACCCTTGGATAAAAAATCACATGGTTTTTTCGATAACCTCAGTTTGCTACTACCTAGTCTCCCATGTCTCAATTAAAGCTTTTTGAAAAAATAGAAATAAGCTGACAGATTTCACATACTTTTGAACAAACCACAAGACATGCAACTGGGCTTTGAAAATGGCTCGGAAGATACCTGTTCAGTAAGGAAAGATGAAAACATAGACTTTAGCTTGCCATTGAAATTGAAAGGCGAACTAAAAGCCTTTGGAAATTTTTTGCATGAATCCTTTCCAAATGATCGGTCAACCTGCAAACAACTCAAATGTTTCAAAAAGCAAAAATAGCATCAGTAAAAAGCCTAAAAAAAATGATCCAATGTTTTATGTTAAGGCTAGAAGCAGAACATAAAAAAATTCGAACCTGGTACACTGAAGCAGGTACCAATCTTTTCAAAGGCCTTTTCCCAAATGAATTGCTGCTATTTTTGTCCATATCTGAGTATTGCCTAATCCTGTTACCTTTCCAAACAAGCATTCGCGGGTACTCATCCGGAAGGGAATTTAATCCAAATTCCACACTGTCAAGATATGCAACCTGACATAATAATTTCAAAAAGTTAGTTCATAGAATATGAAACAGTAAAGATACATGTGTAAAAGAATTGAATGAAGAGAAGAAGTAAAAATACTCACGGCTAAAACATAATGGCATCCACCAAATGTGATTGTGCGTTTTGAAATCTTCTTTACTGCCTGTTTGAAACTTCTTATGCTACTAACTAACCAATCATAGACAAACTTTGAAAGATCATATCTCCTGACATTTTTGCAATCCTTGAATTTATGGAAATATTGAGTGCTTGGTAAAACGCTTGAGTTTGGACATAGGAAGCTCGTGAAACAGACTGacatgaagcatatgaaaatatcTTCATCTGACAAAACTTCTCCAGATTTTAGCTTGTTTGCGAAGAAGTTTACATTTGGAATTGAGGAAACATGAAAATGCGACAACAGAAACTCCCGGCCAGCTTCACAATCCGGTACAAGCTCAATGCCACCAATTGGAAGATCCGAATGTTGTGAATTGTTTGTTTAGTAACAGGTATAAACTTTTTTGTTAACTGGATTTCTGAGGCATTAGTATCAAAAACACTTGCTATCCATTTTACAAATCTCAGTGGAACATCTGTTTTTTCAAACTTCAACATGCAATCCATCCCATACTCTTCTATCACAGATATCTGCTTAGGAGTCAATAGTTTGATTACTGATGAGAATAATTTGCCAGAATACCTCGTTGAAACTGTGGTCTCTGCATGTTCTATCCTAGCCTTCTTAGGctgcaaaattttaaaatatataaaattagggaagttactactgcttgcaaagAAAAATTATCTTGAACACTaatttaaaagaaaaagaaatggcAGAAAGTTGTAAATGAATCTTTCAAAGTTGTAGGATATACAAACCTGGTGATAGGGAGTACATGGATCACGTGATTTTGTTGCCATGATTTTACGTTTTAGCTTCCTAGCTTTCtgcaaataaaataagaaattattgatcaaTTCTCATAGTTCCTTCTCACATGTTTTTGAAGGCACTTTAAAAAAATCAAGAACAAAAAAGGAAAATCAATAAATAACAATCCAGGAACCAACTCAAAAGAGAACTTACATTTTTCATGTAAAACTCTATGAGCGCCTTATCAAAGTTGTTACCATTGTTGACTGTAATCTGATTATCACAAAAAAACACAGAAGGATCTTACCAAAAAGAAAAAAGGCAGTGTAAAACTAATGCTGAAGTCATCAGAACAAAAGAAGACAGTGTAAAAAATTTAGTACCTCAGTAGGGTTACAGAATTCTTCAATTAGTGTCAGCATTGTTTGTATCAGCACGGTTTGTGTGAACTTTACCCATCTACAATCATAAAACAGGGAAAAAGCATATATATCAGATTTACAAAATCTTTATAGATCCTATATATTCACTGCATATACAGTGCATATACGGTGCATATACAGTGCATATGCGATGCACATATGACCTAGAGTCAAATAAACTAATGGAAAATGACAAGAATAAAATTTCATGTTCGATTGGAGCCGTAACAAGTATGCTACGACCTGGGGAAAAAGAATACCTAATCACGAGGATCCTGCAAAATCTCACTATGTGCTAACGCTTGCATATACAGTGCATACACAAATGCATATACACTGTATATGCATCCTATATACATATGCATCCAACGCAAAAATGATCTTATGTATATGCAATGTATATGCACGAGCATCGACACCGGAAGCAACAAGGACCCATATAAGATGAGAAAAATGCATATACACTGCATACACAATGTAAACACATATACGACGCCCCGTACCCTACGCCCGTACCCCAAAATAAGCTGGAGATATACAAATGCATCTACATTTTACATATAAAAAACAGACAGTATATACAAACTCAATAACAATCCACGCCCCTGGATGCTTGATGCCCCTGCATTGCATATACAGTGTACTTGATACATACATTGCATCTACAAATTGTATATAAACTATATTTACTTGCTTTTGCCACTGCATTTACATACTAACAGAGAGGCAAATCCACACAACCTACACTGTATATGCATTGGACTTTCTCATATATACAATACATATACAAATCTATTAAGGAAAACATCTTGTATTTGGACACTGAGATTATGGGTAGAAAAAAGGGCCAGTCCTATTAGATGCACACAAGTTATTGAAGTCATCAGACGGAGCAATGAACACCAAGTTAACAAACTTTAACGAGAAAATGAACAATCAAATAACAACGATATTCAACAATCAACATGCTGACAACTATATGTTATTATTTACCTAGAAGAGCCATCAGCAACACGAAAAAAATCAAACATAGACTCTATATGATTTCATCACTGTCAATTAAAGCTCATGTACTTTTATATGCACATGGGATTCAGACAAAAAATAGCTTGGTACCTACTAtcaccacacacacacatgcaacagTTTCACCACCAAGGAGAGAGTATGACAACCAACCCTAGCCGAGGCAATGGCCAGTAAAATAAGAAACCACTTGCATGACAACACAAGGTACAACTAGCACCATTAGGTAACAAGAAAACCAGAGATGGACAGTACATCATGTTAAATTGCAAAGAGATACCTCACCCATGCATAGTTACAAATATAAAGTGCAAAACACAAAGGGAGAACcaggtcaaaacccttggtttccTTGCACTCTCTGCAATGGCCAATAATTTCTGCATGAATAGATAGCTTCACTAGAAACTACTACAAAGAGAAAGGTACCATTCAAATCAGATGACCTGATAATCCTCACTGGACACAACTGTACAGGTATGAACTACAAAGCATCAACTAAGTCTTTAATTTCAAAACAATGGAGGGTCCTTCAAGCAGCCACACATCAGCTTTTGAACATCAAAAAAAAGTTCAGATATCATCTAATATGCATGCAGCAGCAGGTCTGAAAGCACAGCTGCTGCTAGTTCTGAAATAGCACGTACTTCTCATCACTGTATTTCCGCATATTTAAAAAAGTTCAGATATCAAATAAAAATCTATGCATAGCAGGTTGAAACAACTCTCCAGATCTAACATTTTCGACTCATCTAGTGATTAGTGAAGGTTGAATCATCTATATCTACTATATATTTTCAACTCTCTTATCTAGTTGGTGGAGTATAAGCAGACAAGTGAAGCAAAGCTGTAAAATACAAGTAACTTGAAACCATCCGCAAAAACAAAAGTTTAAACCATATAAACTATGATCCACTGTATCAAAGAAAGCAATTCAAACTTCACATATATTTGAGGCCTAGATACCGAGAAGAGTACATCCATTTGGCGCTGAACTAAAACCTGAGAAATGACAGCTCAAAACAAGAAGAGTACAAACAACTTATACAGTGGAGGCTACCTTAGCTGCAGTCTCCAAACAAGCTATGCTCAAAGTTCAGTCACAGCATAAAAAGCCACAAGAAAATTGGCCTTCAGTGATTGAGATATAACAGATCGAATCACACTGGTGCATATACATTGTATAAACACACTGCATATGCATCGAATCACACATAAGAAAGTTGTATACTGTCAAGAACTGTGATCAAACCACACACGCAGACACTCTCCTCCAAATGCCGACCGCCAGCGACGATTTCGTCCCTTCAACTACATATCGTCCTATATATACATCCAAATACACTACATATATTGCCAACATACTGCACACACATTCCAGTGTACAGACCACTGCATACGCATCATATATAAGTGTATATATACACTGCCAACACATACAAATTACATGGAACAAAAATCCCAAAACACACTGCACACTAAACAAAGGTTGAACACATACAAATTCCACTAGATTTGGTGCTACAGACAAGCAGAGAAGGATCATTTCATCAAGCCCATGATCATCCCCTAACAAATTCAAGTCACCCCGCTAGAAAACATGTACATAGAACACCAGAAACCTCCACAAAATCGACCCAAATACTGAATTCGTAACGCTCATGAACAAAATACACAGATCCACGGAAAATTTGGGGGAAAGTACCGCACGAACATCACGCACTGCTCGTGAACATCAAAATCCACAGGTCCAGCCCGACGAAAATACTCAATCTACGCACGCCAGCCCCCGCCCCCGCAGTAAAACCCTAGAACAAAAACTACACGGAGTCACGGCGGAGTTTGCCATGGACGCACACCGAGCTTACCTTGCAGTGGAGATCGACGAGCGACGATGAGAGCCGACGCCAGCTCCCCCGCACGGTGCGGCAGAGCGCAGCGTGCTGCGCTCGACCGCAACGCACGGGCTCCTCTCCCACCGCCGACTGCCGGCGGCGACTTCCTCCCTTCCGCGTCGCCTCTGCGTCTCTCGTCTCTCTCGTGATTTTGGATTTGGGGAAATGGACGAAATGGAATAAGCCGTTACGCCTCTCACCGGGAGGGGGACGGGAAAAAAAACCGGAGAACAAAAACCGaagaaaaaccagaaaaaaacGTGACCACAACAAGCGAACAGACACGGAACAAAACAGATGAATCTCTACCGTTCAAATTATTCGAGTGACGCCGAATTGTAAAACAACCGAGTGCAAAATAGCGTTAACCTAACCCAAACGCCCAAATCCAGTGTTTGAGCTTGAGCCTGACCGACTATCCCCAAACTTTGTGAGCCTCTCCGTCGTGGCGGGTGGCGGCCAACCCTAGCCCCCGTTCTCGAATTCTGACACGGCGAGCGCACCGGTGCCGGAGCGAGGCATATAGTGCCGCCGtccatgaagaagaagaagggcaatGTCGCGGTGTCGGCGGCCGCAGCCGGACCTGCTCCGAAGAAGAGAGAACCCCATGGAACCGCTCGGAAGCGGGGACGACGAAGTGACGCCGGTGACCTGATCAGCCGCCTTCCCGACGCCATCCTCGGCACCATCATCTCCCTCCTCCCCACCAAGGACGGCGGCCGCACGCAGGCGCTCTCTCGACGATGGCGCCACCTGTGGCGCTCCGCACCTCTCAACCTCCAGGTCAGCCTCTGCCAGAACACCGCCGTCCCCGTCCCAGCCGCCCGCACCATAATCTCCCGGCACGCTGGCCCCGCCCGCCGGTTCTGCTTCCCCTGCCTCCGCGCCGGCCGCGTCACCTGCGCCGAGCTGGAGAGCTGGCTGCACTCCCGAGCCCTCGCCGGCCTCCAGGAGCTTGACATCAGCTACGGGCACTACTCCGCGCCAGCGGGGACGAGCTACCCGCTGCCGCCGTCCGTACTCCTCCACTCCGCGCCCACCCTCCTCGTCGCCAGGATCAGCGACTGCGATTTCCCTGACCAGATCGCGCCGACCGTGAACTTCCCCCTCCTCAAGCACCTCTCCTTGCTTTACGTTTCGATCTCGGGGAAGGTCTTCCATGGCCTGCTCTCTGCATGCCGTTCCTTGGAGAGCTTGTACATGTCCAAGTTTCGTTCGGTGGACAGCCTCTGCGTTAGCTCCCCGACTCTTCGGACCATTGCCTTCCAAGGAAGTGCAAAAGTAGAACTGGTAATCGAGGATGCTCCGAACCTTGAGAGGTTACTTATACCTGAATCTGAGCGAGATGATTGTGTGACTATCCGGGTAATTAGCGCGCCTAAACTGAAGATATTGGGTCCTTACTCACCGGACTTCCACAAAATACGGATCTTCCAGGTAGCAGACACAACCAGCATTCCCCATTAATTCTAACATACAAACAATTATCTTCTGATGTTcactgttttcttcttcttcagggTATGATGAGCCCAGTTAGCTCGGCAAACTCAATGCACACATTGAAGGTTTTGGCTCTCAGATCTTCCGGCCATGGACTGCACACAGTTCTTAACGTTCTCAGGGGGTTCCCTTGCTTGGAAAGGCTCTATGTTATTGTTagcactcatctttgcttgcttgCTTTGAATGGATGGTTTGGTTGACATATTATCTAGTCTACTTAGCTGTAACATATGCTTCTTCTTTCTCTTTTGCAGTTTTACAAACACCATGAGATGGATAAGAAAAACGAGGCTTGGCACGACCCACTATTTCCAATCGAATGCCTTAAGACCTATCTAAGAAAGGTGGTGCTCAAGTCATACGTAGGCTATGACGAGCAGCAGGTTGGCTTTGCGAGGTTCTTTGTTTTGAATGCGAGAGTGCTAAACAAAATGGAGTTTGAAGGATATGGCGACTACAACAACGAATCGGTGGCTCGTCAACGCGTGCTGCTACAAGTGGAAAACagagcttcccgagatgctcaGTTTGAATTCAGGAGTAATTGTTATTGGACTGATAGCCAGATCAACAAGTGTATCCATGATTTCTCAGTAGCCGACCCCTTCAGACATCCATAGACAGGGTTGGAGCCTGAAGATTATACTATGTAGACGGTGTTGATGCCTGAAGATTCTACTGCCCTCCACACATATGTCTGCTCTATTTCTAGTCTAAAGTTTCTCAGTAATTCTTGTAGCTTATGAACTCACCCCTGTTAAAACTGCACATGATATTTTTTGGATGCTAAATTTCACAGCTGAAAAGTTCTAATGTGCAGGAATGCTAAAAAAAGTGTGCAAGGTTGTAGCTGTGAGGGAGCTGGTAATCCAGTTGCCAAAACACCTCTTGCCCCTGTACAACTTGGTCCTAAGCTGGGCAAGAAACGCATGTTTGTGTTGCTAACTTAGTTGTCTTTTCAGTAATATATACAAGCACTATCTGAAGTTCAGTTGGTGATAGTATTCTTTGCGTGCACATACATTTGTTTGATGCTTTTCTAGGTTCTACCTAGTGTCAGGTTGAATTTTCTATATCGTGTCTCTGCCTGCAACGGAAACATGATTCGGTTTGAACCCGTGCTGATGTCCCTTAGCTTTTCCGCCCTTCCAATCCTAAACAAGATCATAAATAAGAGTCCCAAGCTTCTTAACGTCCTCTTGCTTGCTATATTGTTGAAGTCTGAATTTACTGAAATGAAATTGATTGCATCCTTGTACAAATTTGCAAGTAAATGGAACAGGCATAACATCTGACTAGGAAAGGACCTTGGGCTTTGGCTGGGATGCTGGTATATATTTATAACTAGAGAATAAGTATTTCTTGTCATCTTTTTT includes:
- the LOC124689299 gene encoding F-box/LRR-repeat protein At3g03360-like, whose amino-acid sequence is MKKKKGNVAVSAAAAGPAPKKREPHGTARKRGRRSDAGDLISRLPDAILGTIISLLPTKDGGRTQALSRRWRHLWRSAPLNLQVSLCQNTAVPVPAARTIISRHAGPARRFCFPCLRAGRVTCAELESWLHSRALAGLQELDISYGHYSAPAGTSYPLPPSVLLHSAPTLLVARISDCDFPDQIAPTVNFPLLKHLSLLYVSISGKVFHGLLSACRSLESLYMSKFRSVDSLCVSSPTLRTIAFQGSAKVELVIEDAPNLERLLIPESERDDCVTIRVISAPKLKILGPYSPDFHKIRIFQGMMSPVSSANSMHTLKVLALRSSGHGLHTVLNVLRGFPCLERLYVIFYKHHEMDKKNEAWHDPLFPIECLKTYLRKVVLKSYVGYDEQQVGFARFFVLNAKVENRASRDAQFEFRSNCYWTDSQINKCIHDFSVADPFRHP